One part of the Macrobrachium rosenbergii isolate ZJJX-2024 chromosome 3, ASM4041242v1, whole genome shotgun sequence genome encodes these proteins:
- the LOC136825733 gene encoding uncharacterized protein — protein MPATRHLCQCPETSYGMLPMVIHQEAVNGNTEKVLEWLNEGGNINATDMNYKTLVHIACEGNYVHFLKELLKFPEVHLNQGTSLSRKPHGKGNTPLSLAVMKNHVDCVEALISSPSKCKIDLVNKTLSTGHAISVALGRNNWKMIETLLKAGLALNKDEASGIFEAAAKACEADLVKIIIDREFPLHLGNINNIVFIILYNNDLWNYVGAEKVFKQCFRNNNYWCFRVLVVAMEKRDFVMLEDTLKLLIPDVEININIAKAVLGKELIEVEESLTQGKLEEGVIYGALFTAAIGGTTDAIAWKLFSLKESYPEDFLKYTLLLAALFNRAELLPLLLKDDSLSFSTLSQALRISELTRGVGTSLIERALERISRKTIPLTKDDPE, from the exons ATGCCAGCAACAAGACACTTATGCCAATGTCCAGAGACATCATATGGCATGCTTCCTATG GTTATTCATCAAGAAGCTGTAAACGGGAACACTGAAAAGGTGCTGGAATGGTTAAATGAAGGGGGTAACATCAATGCCACTGATATGAATTACAAAACTCTGGTTCACATTGCCTGCGAAGGGAATTACGTTCACTTCTTGAAGGAGCTGCTGAAGTTCCCAGAAGTCCACCTCAATCAGGGGACTTCACTTTCAAGAAAGCCCCATGGAAAAGGAAATACACCTCTTTCCCTGGCTGTGATGAAAAACCATGTGGATTGCGTAGAAGCCCTGATTTCTTCTCCATCAAAG tgcaaAATTGATTTGGTCAACAAAACACTATCTACAGGGCATGCTATCAGTGTTGCACTCGGTCGCAATAATTGGAAGATGATTGAAACTCTGCTTAAAGCAGGACTAGCTTTGAACAAGGACGAAGCATCGGGTATCTTTGAGGCTGCAGCCAAAGCTTGTGAAGCAGATCTTGTCAAGATAATTATAGATCGAGAATTCCCTCTTCATTTAGGCAATATCAATAACATCGTTTTCATAATATTGTACAATAATGATTTGTGGAATTATGTTGGAGCAGAGAAAGTTTTCAAGCaatgttttagaaataataattactggTGCTTTAGAGTACTGGTGGTTGCAATGGAAAAGAGAGACTTTGTCATGCTGGAAGATACACTGAAACTGTTGATTCCTGATGTTGAAATTAACATCAACATTGCAAAAGCAGTACTTGGAAAGGAACTGATTGAGGTTGAGGAATCACTGACTCAGGGTAAGCTTGAAGAGGGGGTGATATATGGGGCTCTATTTACAGCTGCCATTGGTGGAACCACGGATGCCATAGCATGGAAGCTATTTAGTTTAAAAGAAAGTTACCCAGAGGACTTCCTCAAATATACTCTATTGCTAGCAGCTCTCTTTAATCGGGCTGAGCTCCTTCCCCTCTTGTTGAAAGATGACTCACTCAGCTTTTCTACTCTGTCTCAAGCTTTGCGCATCTCAGAACTTACCAGAGGTGTTGGCACATCACTTATAGAACGGGCTTTGGAGAGAATATCAAGGAAAACTATTCCTTTGACAAAA GATGATCCCGAATGA